In one Nicotiana sylvestris chromosome 8, ASM39365v2, whole genome shotgun sequence genomic region, the following are encoded:
- the LOC138875758 gene encoding uncharacterized protein, whose amino-acid sequence MEVITRSGRGGDVNTSKKKEIMSDEIQVQDEDVPLVDEQVREENVNAEVRIDVHDDEVETQDDVNRSREHVIDMPETVVPKAKAPLPRPPPPYPQRLVKQKNENQFRKFIDMMKSLSINVPLVEALEQMSSYSKFMKDLVTNKRSIDCETIKMTHQVSAIVHSMAPKLEDPGAFTIPCTIGSAKFAKALCDLGASINLMLYSVFKTLGIGQSRATSMRLQMADRTMKRPLGIVDDVLVRVDKFILPADFVILDCEVDYELPIILGIPFLSNGKALVDVEAGELTFREDSTNKALNRGTSRVGAKAVASTPQVDATLAVLQKWKQAIG is encoded by the exons ATGGAGGTGATTACTAGAAGTGGtcgaggtggtgatgtgaataccTCCAAGAAAAAGGAAATTATGAGTGATGAGATTCAAGTGCAAGATGAAGATGTTCCTTTAGTTGATGAACAAGTGAGAGAAGAGAATGTGAATgcggaagtgaggattgatgttCATGATGATGAGGTGGAGACCCAAGATGATGTGAACcggtctagggaacacgtaatagataTGCCGGAAACGGtagtgccaaaggctaaggctcccttgccaaggcctcctccaccttaccctcaaaggcttgtgaagcaaaagaatgagaaccaatttagaaaatttattgacatgatgaagagcttatcaatcaatgttcctttggtggaagctctAGAACAAATGTCGAGTTATTccaagttcatgaaagacttggtgacaaaTAAAAGATCCAtagattgtgagaccatcaagatgacccaccaagttagtgcaatagtgcactcgatggctcctaagctagaagatcccggtgctttcaccattccttgcaccattgggagtgcaaaaTTTGCAAAAGCTCTATGCGATTTGGgtgcaagtatcaatttgatgctttactccgtgttcaaaactttgggtattgggcaatcgagggctacttcaatgaggttgcaaatggcagatagaactatgaagaggccgcttggtattgtagatgatgttcttgttcgggtAGACAAGTTCATTTTGCccgctgattttgtgatcttagattgtgaggtagattatgagctTCCGATCATTTTGGGAATACCTTTCCTTTCAaatgggaaggccttagttgatgtagaagcaggggaactcaccttccgg gaagactccaccaataaagccctcaatcgaggaacctcccgtGTTGGAGCTAaagccgttgcctccacacctcag gtagatgccacacTGGCAGTGCTCCAAAAATGGAAACAGGCAATTGGatag